A portion of the Edaphobacter lichenicola genome contains these proteins:
- a CDS encoding cytochrome c biogenesis protein, producing the protein MEQRTPTLRNVAWLWFGISVAVLIVGFQQAIFLVPTDAAQGNVGRIFYYHVPIAMLSLIFPYINFAASLFYLYWRRRDPLKALTADALALSTAEVTVVYSSICLLTGMLWGRATWGIWWTWDPRLTSMLLLWLLYVSYLMLRRFSSTGQTHTLAAVLSVFAAVDVPIVYMSIRWWRTQHPAPVFGGGPDSGVDPSMLPAFFWNLAGWALWGLCIVLFRFSLERRRQLAEQEAALQAIEASLEIPQ; encoded by the coding sequence ATGGAGCAGCGCACCCCCACTCTCCGAAACGTCGCCTGGCTCTGGTTCGGAATCAGTGTCGCTGTCCTCATTGTCGGCTTTCAACAGGCGATCTTCCTCGTCCCCACAGACGCGGCGCAAGGAAACGTCGGACGCATCTTCTACTATCACGTCCCGATCGCGATGTTGAGTCTGATCTTTCCTTATATCAACTTCGCAGCTTCGCTCTTCTATCTTTACTGGCGACGCCGAGACCCCCTCAAAGCCCTCACAGCCGACGCTCTCGCTCTCAGCACCGCCGAAGTCACGGTCGTCTACTCGAGCATCTGCCTCCTTACTGGCATGCTCTGGGGACGCGCCACATGGGGCATCTGGTGGACGTGGGATCCTCGCCTTACCAGCATGCTTCTGCTCTGGCTCCTCTACGTGAGCTACCTCATGCTGCGCCGATTCTCCTCCACTGGCCAAACCCACACCCTCGCAGCAGTTCTCTCCGTATTCGCAGCCGTTGACGTTCCCATCGTCTATATGTCCATCCGGTGGTGGCGTACCCAACATCCTGCTCCAGTCTTCGGCGGCGGCCCCGACTCAGGAGTCGACCCATCCATGCTCCCCGCCTTCTTCTGGAATCTAGCGGGGTGGGCGTTATGGGGCCTATGCATTGTGCTCTTCCGCTTTTCCCTCGAGCGGCGCCGTCAGCTTGCCGAGCAGGAAGCTGCCCTACAAGCTATTGAAGCTTCTCTGGAGATTCCGCAATGA
- the ybaK gene encoding Cys-tRNA(Pro) deacylase encodes MKTAHPAKTNAARLLDTLGIPYELRPYEVDPDDLTAISVARKIGLPPEQVFKTLLAHTNTGDHLFAVIPGDAELDLKKLAHAAGAKKAELASLKDVEPLTGYIRGGVTVMGAKKPFPAYADETIELFDHISVSAGQRGLQLILAPADYLRAAEASITDLTKGPAPA; translated from the coding sequence GTGAAGACCGCGCACCCAGCCAAAACCAACGCCGCCCGCCTGCTCGACACCCTAGGCATCCCATACGAGCTGCGCCCCTACGAAGTCGATCCCGACGACCTCACCGCCATCTCCGTCGCCCGCAAGATAGGCCTCCCCCCCGAACAGGTCTTCAAAACCCTCCTCGCCCACACCAACACCGGCGACCACCTCTTCGCTGTCATCCCGGGCGATGCCGAACTGGACCTCAAAAAACTAGCCCATGCCGCCGGCGCAAAAAAAGCCGAACTCGCCTCCCTCAAAGACGTCGAACCGCTCACCGGCTACATCCGCGGCGGAGTTACCGTCATGGGCGCGAAGAAACCCTTCCCTGCTTACGCAGACGAGACCATCGAACTCTTTGACCATATCTCGGTCTCGGCCGGCCAACGCGGTCTCCAACTCATCCTCGCACCAGCCGATTACCTCCGCGCCGCCGAAGCATCCATCACGGACCTCACCAAAGGCCCAGCCCCAGCATGA
- a CDS encoding heme exporter protein CcmB produces MKYLWHVLDHLRKDLRLEWRSRDSINGMLFFALLVVVVFGLAFDPTSYPTVTRQISGGILWVALLFASITALNQSWGREQRNNVLEAQRMAPSPASALFLGKAIANMLFVLVVEAVLAPIFIVFFNLHALGNLWLLALILPLGTWALVVNGTFFAALGLRARNRELLLPLLLLPISLPAILAMVQATTGVLTADLDPIQISTWIKQLAGYDIIFTTVCILLFETVLNAE; encoded by the coding sequence ATGAAGTACCTCTGGCACGTCCTCGACCACCTCCGCAAAGACCTTCGCCTCGAATGGCGGTCCCGCGACTCTATCAACGGAATGCTCTTCTTCGCTCTCCTGGTCGTCGTAGTCTTCGGCCTCGCCTTTGACCCCACCAGCTACCCCACCGTCACACGTCAGATCTCCGGCGGAATCCTCTGGGTAGCGCTGCTCTTCGCCTCCATCACCGCCCTCAACCAGTCCTGGGGCCGCGAGCAGCGCAATAACGTCCTCGAGGCCCAGCGTATGGCCCCCTCCCCCGCCTCTGCGCTCTTTCTTGGCAAAGCCATCGCCAATATGCTCTTCGTTCTCGTCGTCGAAGCGGTCCTGGCCCCCATCTTCATCGTCTTCTTCAACCTTCACGCCCTCGGCAACCTCTGGCTCCTCGCCCTAATTCTCCCTCTGGGCACCTGGGCTCTGGTCGTCAACGGAACTTTCTTCGCCGCCCTCGGACTCCGCGCCCGCAATCGCGAACTACTTCTCCCCCTGCTGCTCTTACCCATATCCCTACCCGCTATCCTCGCGATGGTTCAGGCCACCACCGGGGTCCTGACCGCCGATCTCGACCCCATTCAGATCAGTACCTGGATCAAGCAGCTAGCCGGCTACGACATCATCTTCACCACCGTCTGTATCCTGCTCTTTGAGACCGTGCTGAACGCTGAATGA
- a CDS encoding YncE family protein produces the protein MPTPYHRLFFRRAVTAATLLISISGCRRSSFPDVPDGYREFAYISNGGSNTVTVLDLVYLRQDRTLQVGANPTALAVNPVRNEVYVANSQSGTVSVIDANANRVVATIPVHHQPNSITVDPSGHRAYVINSASNSVSTLDLDRRREIAAAGTGEQPELARISPDGRSLVVSNHGSGSVSVFDVTPYNTASTKAEPAIRLRSTFSGCPGSANIAILPDSAKAFVACSAGHQIMALSLAAAPGSWAAKQNPALLTDHLLVFLDVGKSPVHLAMKPDGGEIFVSNFGSDSISEISTWTNEVGGTYTIGSGPRYGIVSHDNSMLWVSNSGADSIGLYSIDDGKLAGSVRTGSGPDALAFSADEHLLLAADTHSGDIAVVRTQGKQGPALFTILPAGGSPNAIVVKAIRGKS, from the coding sequence GTGCCCACCCCTTACCACCGTCTTTTTTTTCGTCGCGCTGTTACTGCAGCTACGCTTCTCATCAGCATATCCGGCTGCCGGCGAAGCAGCTTTCCTGACGTTCCCGACGGCTACCGAGAGTTTGCATACATCAGCAACGGCGGCTCGAATACAGTCACAGTTCTCGATCTCGTCTATCTCCGTCAGGACAGAACCCTCCAAGTAGGTGCCAATCCCACCGCTTTGGCTGTCAATCCCGTTCGCAACGAGGTCTACGTCGCCAACAGTCAGTCCGGGACGGTCTCGGTGATCGACGCCAATGCCAATCGCGTCGTCGCCACAATTCCCGTTCATCACCAGCCAAACTCAATTACTGTCGATCCATCTGGCCATCGCGCGTACGTGATCAACTCCGCTTCGAACAGTGTGAGCACACTCGATCTTGATCGCCGCCGGGAGATTGCTGCCGCCGGTACTGGCGAACAGCCTGAACTCGCACGTATCTCACCCGACGGCCGCAGTCTCGTCGTCAGCAATCACGGCAGCGGCAGTGTTTCCGTCTTTGACGTGACTCCCTACAACACCGCTTCTACAAAGGCTGAACCGGCGATACGCCTTCGCTCGACATTCTCAGGCTGCCCCGGCTCTGCTAACATCGCGATTCTTCCCGACTCCGCGAAAGCGTTCGTAGCGTGTTCAGCGGGTCATCAGATCATGGCACTTAGTCTCGCAGCAGCTCCGGGATCGTGGGCAGCGAAGCAGAATCCTGCCCTCCTCACCGACCACCTGCTGGTGTTTCTCGACGTCGGCAAATCCCCCGTTCATCTCGCGATGAAGCCGGATGGCGGGGAGATATTTGTCTCCAACTTCGGCTCGGACAGCATCTCTGAGATCTCGACCTGGACCAATGAAGTTGGGGGGACTTACACCATCGGCAGCGGGCCCAGGTACGGAATCGTCAGTCACGATAACAGCATGTTGTGGGTGTCGAACTCGGGTGCAGACTCGATCGGTTTGTACAGTATTGACGATGGGAAGCTTGCTGGCAGCGTGCGTACTGGCTCGGGGCCCGATGCGCTCGCATTCTCTGCGGATGAGCATCTTCTGCTTGCTGCGGACACGCATTCGGGCGATATTGCGGTGGTTCGAACGCAGGGGAAACAGGGGCCTGCGCTCTTCACGATCCTTCCTGCGGGCGGCTCGCCTAACGCGATCGTCGTGAAAGCCATTCGTGGCAAGTCATAA
- a CDS encoding cytochrome c maturation protein CcmE: MADATQKSPIRIIAAAVIILATVAYLSFTGGRDNKSYYVTIGELQGMGNKAYVRHLRVAGNVAPGSIHRVGTNATFDLLEQGRKLSVAYQGSEPPPDTFKDDAQALAVGTYGHDGVFHATQLQAKCASKYAPATPSATPTTAATALPATK; encoded by the coding sequence ATGGCAGACGCAACGCAAAAAAGCCCGATCAGGATCATCGCCGCAGCAGTTATCATCCTCGCTACCGTCGCTTATCTCTCGTTCACTGGCGGCCGCGACAACAAAAGCTACTACGTCACCATCGGCGAGCTTCAGGGCATGGGAAACAAGGCATACGTTCGCCACCTTCGCGTAGCCGGCAACGTCGCACCCGGCAGCATTCACCGCGTCGGGACCAACGCCACCTTCGATCTCCTCGAACAGGGCCGAAAGCTCTCCGTCGCCTATCAAGGCTCCGAGCCGCCACCCGACACCTTCAAGGATGACGCACAAGCCCTGGCCGTCGGCACCTACGGCCACGACGGCGTCTTTCACGCCACGCAGCTTCAGGCCAAATGCGCCTCGAAGTACGCCCCGGCGACTCCTTCTGCAACCCCAACCACCGCCGCGACAGCCCTACCCGCAACCAAATAA
- a CDS encoding ABC transporter ATP-binding protein — MTQTAEKTRTSTIPAAADADCVTLDSVSKIYGSFAALRNISTSFCVGSCTVVLGENGAGKSTLLRIIAGLITPTRGKVTVFSASPHQQRRRMAYMSHSPMLYDELTAMENLNYFASLHRDGGCACVGSPEMALRAVGLDPKLSRPVGQYSQGMRQRTSLARVLQTDPELLLLDEPFSNLDVASARHMVELLADFRTWPVAGGGSRTIILTTHQSALAEPIANRTLTMSNGQINGQIVDASLETAG; from the coding sequence ATGACGCAGACGGCAGAGAAAACTCGCACCAGCACAATCCCAGCCGCTGCCGATGCGGATTGCGTCACGCTCGACTCCGTCTCCAAGATCTACGGCAGCTTCGCCGCCCTCCGCAACATCTCGACAAGCTTCTGTGTTGGCTCCTGCACCGTCGTCCTCGGCGAGAATGGCGCGGGAAAATCCACCCTTCTACGCATCATCGCGGGCCTCATCACGCCCACGCGCGGCAAGGTCACAGTCTTCTCCGCAAGCCCGCACCAACAGCGTCGCCGCATGGCCTACATGAGCCACTCTCCCATGCTCTACGACGAGCTCACCGCCATGGAGAATCTCAACTACTTCGCCTCGCTCCACCGCGACGGGGGTTGTGCCTGCGTCGGCAGCCCCGAGATGGCACTCCGCGCCGTCGGCCTCGACCCGAAGCTCTCGCGGCCCGTCGGCCAATACTCGCAGGGCATGCGCCAACGCACCTCCCTAGCCCGAGTCCTCCAAACCGACCCCGAACTTCTCCTCCTCGACGAGCCCTTCTCCAACCTCGACGTCGCCTCAGCCCGCCACATGGTGGAACTCCTCGCCGACTTCCGCACCTGGCCCGTCGCCGGCGGAGGCAGCCGCACCATCATCCTCACCACCCACCAGTCCGCACTCGCCGAACCCATCGCCAACCGCACCCTGACCATGAGCAATGGACAGATCAACGGTCAGATCGTAGACGCGTCACTGGAAACCGCCGGATGA